The Ramlibacter pinisoli genome segment GCTGACAACCTGCTTCGAATATCTGACCGACTTGACCATGCCCCCTCCAACTACTTCACACTCTGCAGCAACGCAGGCTGGTGGCTAACAGATTGCAGGCGCTGCGCTGCTGCCTGCAGCTCGCGCAAAGACGCGCTGAGAGGCGGCGTCGTGTAGACGTCTTGGCTGTTCAACGAACTGTGGTGCATGAAGCGGCGGATGAACTCCTTCTCCACCTTGGCTTCGCGCAGTCGCTGACCGTAGGCATGGCGGTGCCCGTGCGGAGTGGTTCCGGCCTGCTTCGACACCTCGAGCCCAATTCGGCGCACTGCGGCCGCGTGTGCCTTGTTGTAGCGGCCAAGCTTGTACATCTCCCCCACTTCGCCGCGCTCCGTATTGACGAATGCGTAGGGGTGATTGCGCTTCATCATGGCGACCTCTGCCATGTACTTCTGCCATACGGACATGAAGAACTCGCCCCACATGGGCTCGAACCAGTACGCACGGTAGTAGTAGCCCTGGTCCAGGTCCCGCTCGTGAATGCCACCTTTCCAGCCGGCATGCAGGGGACCCATGACCTCGTTCCTTGGCTGCAGGCCCCAGCGCTCTTGAAGGTACTGACGCCTGTTGCCCGTCTTAGGCCTGCCCCTGGTATCTACCCAACGCGGGTCTGGAGGAGCGGCACCCTCACTGGGGTGCGGAATCAGAACAAGTGCAGAGCGAGGATTTGCCGGGTCGGGGACCACATCGGAGATGTAGAGATGGAAGGGCTCAGACTCGCGAAAGCCCGCGCAGTGCTGTAGCACCGTGATGAGCATTCCGCGGTAGTCGTAGCGGTTGCCGACACGGAACCCCTCAGTGAGCAGGCGCGCGAAGTGCTGGTCGGGAAAACAAGGAGGACGCGAGGTCTCAACTGTGATGTTGCGGGCAGGACGCACCAGCCGGCCGTTGCTCGTTGCAGCCTCAAGCGACGTGGCCCAGGTATGGCCCAGAAACGCCTTGTCCCTGCGGTACTGGTAAGCGACTTCATCGAGCATCCGGTCTTGTACGGAGCCGGCGTACTTTGGATTGAAGCGCGCGGCAACGGGGCGAATCTCGGAGAGGTAGTCGAAGAAGTCGTTGAGAAGCGTTACCACCTTACGTGCCTCGCTTGGCGGCATCGGTTCCCACCCGAGCCCGCTTGGGTCTTCGCCGAGCTCCGTCACCAGAGTGCCTGTGTAGAGGCGCTGGGCGAAGTTCAGAAAGAGGCGGTAGTTGTCACGCTCCGCAGGATTCGTGGAGAGGTACTCGATGAACAGGCGGACGGCGCGTGCGCCTTTCTGCATCCAGCCGAGGCTGCGGTCGTGGTGCCGGGCGACAAAGTAGTCCAACAGAGGCTCCAGGACCCCGTACGGAGTGACC includes the following:
- the gmtY gene encoding gamma-mobile-trio recombinase GmtY, whose amino-acid sequence is MPVPITVVKASVVTDATSVVTQVPALVTPYGVLEPLLDYFVARHHDRSLGWMQKGARAVRLFIEYLSTNPAERDNYRLFLNFAQRLYTGTLVTELGEDPSGLGWEPMPPSEARKVVTLLNDFFDYLSEIRPVAARFNPKYAGSVQDRMLDEVAYQYRRDKAFLGHTWATSLEAATSNGRLVRPARNITVETSRPPCFPDQHFARLLTEGFRVGNRYDYRGMLITVLQHCAGFRESEPFHLYISDVVPDPANPRSALVLIPHPSEGAAPPDPRWVDTRGRPKTGNRRQYLQERWGLQPRNEVMGPLHAGWKGGIHERDLDQGYYYRAYWFEPMWGEFFMSVWQKYMAEVAMMKRNHPYAFVNTERGEVGEMYKLGRYNKAHAAAVRRIGLEVSKQAGTTPHGHRHAYGQRLREAKVEKEFIRRFMHHSSLNSQDVYTTPPLSASLRELQAAAQRLQSVSHQPALLQSVK